Genomic DNA from Amycolatopsis alba DSM 44262:
TGGATGGCGAACCTGCGTGACGCGCTGACCGCCCAATGGGGTCAGGAAAAGCAGAAGCTCCCGCTGGTTTCGACGACCATCAAGGATCTGCTGTCCCTCGTCGGACTCGGTCTCGCGCTGGTGGTCTCGTTCGGCCTCACCGCGGCGGGCAGCGGCGTCGGGCGTTTCCTGCTGGAACTGGTCGGCCTGGAGAATCAGAGCTGGGCCGTGTTCCTGCTGAAGGTCGCGACGATCCTGCTCGGCCTGATCGCGAACACCCTGGTCTTCCTGTGGGTCATCGCGAGGCTGCCTCGTGAGCACGTCGCGCTGCGCAGCGCGGTCAAGGGCGCGATCTTCGCCGCCGTCGGGTTCATCGTGCTCCAGCAGGCCGCGACCATCTACCTCGGCAGCGTCACGAAATCACCGGCGTTCACCTTGTTCGGCCCGGTGATCGGGCTGCTCGTGTTCGCGAACCTCGTCTCGCGGTTCCTGCTGTTCGTCACCGCGTGGACGGCGACGGCGAAGGAGAACCTGAAGACGGTCATCGAGCCACCGGCCCCCGTGCTGATCCACCCTCGGGTGACCGTCCAGCAGGGGCCGGGGCTCGGTGCCGTCGGCGGGGCTTTCGCGACCGGAGCGCTTTTGGGCTGGTTCGGCCGACGGAAGCCGTGACTACTGGCCGGGCTGCTGCGGCGCCGACTGGGCGACGGGCGCCTGCGCGACCTTCTTTTTGCGGAGAAGGCCCGCGACGAGTAGGGCCACACCGAGAACGCCGACGACGATGCCGAGCACCGGCTGGTAGTCCTCGGCCCACATCAGCAGGACGAACTGACGGTCGGTGTAGGTCAGCGCCACCGAGCCGAAACCGAGCAGGATGAACAGGAACGCGAGTCTCTGCATGGAAAAGACACCTCGGAAATGAGTACGTGAAATCGGGGACACCCACGGCCGTCCCCCGAACGGTCCGCAGGTGGAGACCGAAAGGTTAGCGGTCTCCAGCCGCGATGTCCGCCGATTTCGCGTCCTGGTTTCCTACTCGCCCGCCATGGCCTTCTTGCGCTGGTGACCGATGACGAAGGACGCCACGATGATCAGGAAGACCACCAGCGTGATGATCCAGCCGGTCACCCCGAACGGATCTTCGGCCGCCGCCGCGGCGCCGCTGTTCGACGTGCCGTCAGCGTTCGGCGTGGCCGACGCCTGACCCGCGTCCACGGCCTCCGTCGCCTTGTATTCGATACGCCCGACCGGTTCGGCTTTGGCCTCGCGCAGCGCGATGCCGTAGTCGAGGAGTTTCGCGGCCTGTTCGACGACCCGCGTCGGGCGCTGTTCGGCACGGAGCATCACGACCGCGACCCGGTGCCCGTTCTGGAGTGCGCCGCCGACGTAGGTGTGCCGCGCGTCGTCGGTGAAGCCGGTCTTCCCGCCGATGAATCCGGGGTAGGAGCCGAGGAGCTTGTTGTCGTTGTAGATCGTGATGACCGGCTTTCCCGCGATGGGCGGGATCTCGAAGCTCTTGGTCTTGACCACCTGCGCGAATTCCGGCTTCTTCATCGCGTAGTGGAAGATCAGGCTCATGTCGTAGGCCGACGTCGACATGCCGGGGCCGTCGAGCCCGGACGGGGTCGCGGCGCGGGTGTCCGTGGCGCCGATGCGGGCGGCCAGCGCGTTCATCTTCGCGACCGTGGCGTCGACACCGCCGAGCACGGTGGACAGCGCGTGCGCCGCGTCGTTGCCGGAGTGCATCAGCAGCCCGTGCAGCAGCTGGTCCACTGTGTACTGACCGCCGGCGGCGATGCCGACACAGGTGCACTCCTGCTCGGCGTCCTCCTTGGTCGGGACGATGACCTTCTCCGGCGGGAGCTCGGTGACCACGACCAGCCCGAGCAGCACCTTGATCAGCGACGCCGGCCGCTGACGGGCGTGCGGATCCTTCGCGGCGATGACGTCGCCGTTCTCCAGGTCCTGCAGCACCCAGGACGCGGAGGTGTCGCCGTCCGGCGGGTTCAGCGCGCGCTTCGGGAGCACGAGACCGCATTCGGCCATCCGGTCGCCGCCCACCGGAACCGGCGGAACCGGCAACGGCGCCGGCACGGCCTCGCCGGGGCGTGGCTTCTCCGAGGTGTCGATCGGCGCGGGAGGCGTCGTCTTGTTCGCGCACGGCTGCGCCTGGGCTGGTGGCTTCGGCGCGGCTGTGGCCACCGGCGTCACCGCGAGGGCGAGCACACCGGAAACGAGGACCATGAGCGACCGGGAGATAGCGCTGTGCACCCGAGCAATGTAGCGTCGCCGGGCCCGCTGCATACTCAGGGGCATGCGCATTTCGCGAGGTACTTCGATGTTCCTGCTGGGTTTCGGCGTGTGGTCGTGGATCATCTGGATCACGTTCGCCAAGAACCTCTGGGACAGCGACCGCGCCTGGGCCGCCGACGGCTCGCCCACCGCCTACTTCATCGTGCACGCCGTGCTGACGGTCGTCTCGTTCGTGCTCGGCACCATCATCGGCCTGATCGGTCTGCGCACGCTTCGTGGCGCCAAGTCACGGGACGCGGAAAAGGCTGACGCCTGATCCGGTTTGTCGTCCTTTTGTCGGTGGTGGGCGGGCTTCGGCTCGCTTACGTTCACTCCACCGAATCATGGAGGTGGAATGTCCCGGATCAGACGCCTGCTCGTCCCCGCGCTCGTCGCGGCGGCAGCGGGAAGTGTCTTCGCGGCCCCGTCGGCGAGCGCGGCGCCCGCGCCGCAGTGCGACACCGCGAGCGCGCCGTTCAACTACGTGGTGCTCTACAACCCGCGTACCCCGGAGCGCAAGGTCGACACCGAGCTGCGCGCCAAGTGCGGCGAGAAGGTCGCGTACTACCCCGAGATCGGGGTCGCGGTGGCGACCTCGCGCAACGCCGACTTCCAGGCGAAGATCGGCGTCTTCCGCGCCTATTCGGGCGGCCGTGACGTGGCGTTCCCGCCCGCGGCCTCGGCCCGTTCGACCCGCTCCGCCGTGGTCGACACCAAGGAAAGCGAAGAGACCACCAGCGTCGCCGCCGAAGACGACCTGTCGGCCCAGCAGTGGGACATGCGGGCGATCCAGGCTCCCGAGGCGAACAAGGTCTCCGGTGGCAGCCGCTCGGTGACCGTCGGCGTGCTGGACTCGGGCATCGAGCCCACCCACCCCGCGCTGAAGGCGGCCATCGACCCGAAGACGTCCGCGGGTTGCAACACGGGCGCGCCTGACACGACGCCCGCCGCCTGGGCGCCCACGAACTCCGACCACGGCACGCACGTCGCCGGCACCATCGCGGGCAAGGACGCCGCGCGCGGCTTCACGGGCATCGCGCCCGGCGTCAAGCTGGCGTCGGTGAAGGTCGTGAACGACGACGGCCTGATCCTCCCCGAAGCCGCCGTGTGCGGGTTCATGTGGGCGGCGAAGCACCGCTTCCCGGTCACGAACAACAGCTACTACATCGACCCTGGCATGTTCTACTGCACGAAGGAGCCGGGCGACGCTGCCGCGTTCGAGGCCGTCCGCCGCGCGGTGACCTACTCGACCGGCCGTGGCGTGCTGAACGTCGCCGCCGCAGGCAACAGCGGCTTCGACCCGGACAAGCAGACCACCGACCCGAACCGGCCGCACCCGGTCGACCAGAGCTGCGGCATCCTGCCCAAGGCCATCGACGGCGTCGTCAACGTCTCGTCCATCGGCTACGCGGGCACGAAGTCGTCGTTCAGCAACTACGGTGACGACGTTTCGGTCACCGCCCCCGGCGGCGACCGCGCCCAGCTGCCGCCCGCTGGTCAGGGTGCGGGCTGCCCGCTGTCGACGATCTTCAACGGTGCGTACGGCACCAAGTGCGGCACCTCGATGGCGTCCCCGCACGTCGCCGGCGTCGCCGCGCTGCTGGCGTCCCGTTTCCGTCACGCGCCGCCCGTGGCGCTGAGGTGGCTGCTCGAACACCAGGCGGACGCGGTTCCCTGCGGAACCGCGGCGCCGGTCTGTGAAGGCCCGGCGAAGGACAACTCGTACTACGGGCACGGCCGCGTCAACGCCCTGGACGCGGTGAAGTAAGTCGCTGGTAGCGCGTTTCCGGAGGCCGGTCCACGTTCGTGGGCCGGCCTCCGGTCATTCGGCCCGCCGCACGTCGGCGATGAAACCGAAGCGTTCGTCGTTTCGCGGCGAGATACCCGAGAGCCGGAGAACCGTGTCTCGGCCATCCCGTGAACGTTTCACCTCTGTCGTGGGCAGAGACTTCACGCTCAGTGCCGCGTCGTTCTTGAGGTTTCGGAACGTCACTGTGAAATCGAACTCGGCGACCGTGGTGGCGAAAAAGACGTCGAACTCCTCGGGTCGAATTCCCTTCATCAGGTCGGCCGAGCACTTCGGCCAGTACCATTCGGTGGTCACCACATCGCCTTCTTCGACGGCACGTCCGAGATGGATGTACACCGTCAGCGTGGGTTCGCCTCGTTCCGTCTCCGACCATCTCGACGTGGTGGGAACCCGTATTCCGGATCCCGACGTCCCTGCCGTGGCGTGGACCACGTCATACGTGACACTTCGTTTTTCGCGGTCGGTGTACTTGACAACGCGGTAGCAGGCCGCGGTGAATGTGAGGTAGCGAAGGTGACGATCAGCCGCCCTGACCATCGTCACTTCTCGACGAATCCAGGTGTCTCCGTTCTCCTCGATCGTCGTCTCCTGTTTCCATCGGCGAATGCTCACCGGATCCGTCTTGGGTAAGTCAGGAAGGTAGGAATGAAGGAGTTGCTCGGTCTGTGTCAAGCGGTCTCGTAGTTTCCGGGTGGCGGAGAATGAGATCAGTGCAGCGGTGACGAAAAGAACGACGGCCGCTGTCGCGAAAGTCGTGCGCATCCAGGTGAGTCCGAGGACCTGGCCGAGTAGCCCGATCGTGCCCAAGGTCGCGACGGCGCTCGCGATGATTCGGAGGTAGCCGTGCCGGTAGACGAGATCTTCGAGATCGGAGAGCAACGGCAGGAGCCGCCGGGACAAGGTCGTGCGCACTTCGGTCATCGCTTCCATGGGATCCCCTCGGATCGATCAGCCGATGACCGTCCAGGCTAGCTCGATCACGTGTTCACTGTGTCTCGGCACTTTTGCCGGATTCGCGAGCGGTGTCCTTCTCGCTACGTTGTGAACACCTTCGACGGTGGGGAGTTCACGATGTCGGTGTTCGGTCGGTTGGTTCCCGTGATGGTGGGCTTGGCGGTACTCCCGCTCGTCAGCGCACCCGCCGCGGTGGCGGCGCCCGTCCAGGCTTGCAGCGAGGAGCCGCGGGAACTGCCCGTCAACGAGTTCACCGACTATCGCGAGATGGTGCGGGAACTCGGCAGGCTCGAACGCGTGAGCAAGGGGCGGGTGGCGGTCGAGGAGGCCGGGCGGTCCAACCACGGCCGGGTGATCCACCGGGCGACCGTCGGGACCGGGCCGAAGGTCTTCGTGGTCTCCAGCGAGATCCACGGGAACGAGAAGACGGGCACCGACGCGCTTCTGCGCATCCTCGACTATCTCGGCACGTCGGAGTCGCGGGACGCCGAGCGGCTGCGGAAGACCATCACGTTCGTCGCGGTGCCGAAGCTGAACCCGGACGGCGCCGAACTCGACCGGCGCGGCAACGACCTGTCCTTGGCCGAGGTGCAGCAGAAGTTCCCCCAGCTCAAGGACCGCCCGCCCGCCTGGAACTACCTCAGCGACGTCATCCAGGGCGACGACTACCGGAAGCGCCCCGGCTTCGACGTCAACCGCGACTTCAATCCGGAGCTGAACTACGTCCCGCGCGCGGAAGACTTCCCCGGCGCGCCCGATCAGCCGGGGTGGTTCATCACGCCCGAGGCGCGGGCCTTGCGCTCGGTGTACGTCGGGCTGGCCAAGCAGCGCGGGAAGGTGCCCGACGTCTACGTCGATCTGCACCACCAGGGTGCGTGCGTCCGGCAGGAAGGCAGCAACCGGCTCCTCGACGTCGGCATCGACTATCCGCCGCTGCCCGACAAGTTCTTCGAACCCGGCCAGAAATATGCGAAGTACCGCGATGTGTACACAAAGGACGAATCACGGCAGCTGGCGATCAGCGGGTTCACCGGGATGACGTCGCGCGGGTTCGTCGGGGCGCGCTATCCGCATGCCGCGGATCGCGATCTGCCGGGGCAGGCGCGGTGCTCGTTCGCTCTGAACGGGACGGGGACGGTGCTGTTCGAGGTGCGCGGGCAGACGCAGACGCTCGGGCAGCAGTACCGGGAGCACTTCACGCGTGCGGTGATGGCGGGGCTGTACAACATGCTGCGGGACGTGAGCACGGGTGCCGTCGGCGATATCGATCCGGAGGGTTTCGACCTGCTGCCCGGCACCGCCGAGTCGGCCGCTCGCACCCTCGAGTAGACCGTCGGTCCGTGAAGGCCTCCTCCCCTACCCTCAGAGTAGGGAAGGAGGCCTTCACGGACTATCAGGCAGCGACGGCCAGGCGGACCGGCGGGCGGGGGCGGGAAGCCGCGATCCGCCAGGCGGACTCCAGATCGGCGACCACGGCGGCTGGATCGTTCAGCAGCTGGGAAGGCAGTGTCTGGACGACGACGATCCCGGAAGTCGCGTACCGGGTGTTCCGGTCCACGGTTCGTTGGTATCCGGTACGACGGAAATGGAAATCGAACGAATCGATTTCCCAGACCAGGCCGACGTCGTCCCACCAAGCATCCGGCCGCCCCAGATACTTGCCGGAAACGTCGAAGAGCTCGGCATTCCAATGGCTGGGAGGCGTCTCCAGCCGCCGACTGAGTACCTTCGCCCGTGACTCGGCCATCGAGCGGATGTCCACCCAGCCGGTCAGGAGCCGCCTGGGCACCGCGGTTCCTCGCTGAGTTCCGTGATTCAGTTCCCAGAGCAGCGACTTGGGATGACATCTGCCCTGCTGGATCGCCTCGATGAGGAGTTCTTCCGACGCGTGCGGATCAGTGAACCGCCGGACAGCGTCAGTCGCAGCGCGGACCAAAGGTGCGAGCTGTACCCCGTCCCTGGCTGTCGGTGGCGGTAGCCGCACAGTTCGTTCCGTGGTCACGAAGCCGACGCTTCGTACCTTCCTGTCGTGCGGCAGCAACAGATGCAGCCCAGGGTCGTCCGGCAGCGCGGACGGGCGCAGTCCGTGGAGCCGACAGGCTTCGATGCCGGTGAGCATTGCCTTCGCCCCCGCATAGAGGAGGGCGGCGGTGACCAACTCCGACGAGGACGGCTTCTGGTCGTGCAGAAGGACGATGCCCGGAAGGAGCCGTTGCCATGGCCCGCCCGGCAAACAGCGTTGGTAGATCGTCTTGCTGGGCATCTCCAGTGATTCCAGGTCGGCGGCCCTGGCGACGCCATTACGGCTGTGCGCCAGCAGCAGTTCGGGATGCTGTGCCCATCTTCCCCTTTTGACCACGTGGCCCAGCTTGTCCGCCTGGGCCCTCCTGCGGCAGTCACACTCTGCGAACCTGTGGATAACCGGGTACTTGTGGATAACTCCCGGAACGCCGTGAAGGCCTCCTTCCCTACCTTGAGGGTAGGGAAGGAGGCCTTCACGGACTTGCCAGAAGCGTTAGACGCGCTTGAAGAGCAGGGCGCGCTTGACCTCTTGGATTGCTTTGGTGACCTGGATGCCGCGCGGGCAGGCGTCGGTGCAGTTGAAGGTCGTGCGGCAGCGCCAGACGCCCTCGGAGTCGTTCAGGATGTCGAGCCGCTCTTCGGCGCCTTCGTCACGCGAGTCGAAGATGAACCGGTGCGCGTTGACGATCGCGGCCGGGCCGAAGTACGAGCCGTCGTTCCAATACACCGGGCACGAGGACGTGCAGCAGGCGCACAGGATGCACTTGGTCGTGTCGTCGAACCGGTCGCGGTCGGCCTGCGACTGGATCCGCTCGCGCGTGGGCTCGTTCCCGTAGGCGATCAGGTACGGCTTCACCGCACGGTACGCCTCGAAGAACGGGTCCATGTCGACGTAAAGGTCCTTGAGCGTGGTCAGACCCTTGATCGGCGCGATGGTGATGGTCGTCTTCTTGCCGTCCTGCGACAGCAGATCCTTCATCAGGACCTTGCACGCCAGCCGGTTGATGCCGTTGATCTGCATCGCGTCGGACCCGCAGACGCCGTGCGCGCACGAGCGGCGGAACGAGAACGTCCCGTCGATGTAGTCCTTCACGTAGAACAGCAGGTTCAGCAGCCGGTCGGTGCGCTGCGCCGGGACGTCGTAGGACTCCCAGTGCGGCTCGGTGTCGACCTCGGGGTTGAACCGCAGGATCTTCAGCGTGACGGTGATCGGCGTGTGGTCGGAGGACACGGCCTCCGACTTCTCGGGGGTGGCCGTGGTCATCAGTACTTCCGCTCCATCGGTTCGTAGCGGGTGAAGGTCACCGGCTTGTAGTCCAGGCGGACATCGGCGGAAAGACCGTCGCCCTCCTTGTAGGCCATGGTGTGCCGCATGAAGTTCGTGTCGTCGCGGTTCGGGTAGTCCTCGCGTGCGTGCCCGCCGCGGGATTCCTTGCGCGCCAGGGCGCCGACGACGAGGACCTCGGCGAGTTCGAGCAGGAAGCCCAGCTCGACGGCTTCGAGGACGTCGGTGTTGTACCGCTTCCCCTTGTCCGACACGGTGATCCGCTCGTACCGCTCCTTCAGCGCCTGCACGTCGGTCAGCGCCTGCTTCAGCGTGTCCTCCGTGCGGTACACCGAAGCGTGCGAGTCCATCGTCTTCTGCAGTTCGGTGCGGATGTCGGCGACGCGCTCGTCACCGTGCTCCGAAAGCAGCAGCGACAGCTGGTTCTCGACGACGGTGGTCGGGTTCTCCGGCAGTTCGACGAAGTCGTGCGCCAGCGCGTATTCGGCGGCGGCGATGCCGGCGCGACGGCCGAAGACGTTGATGTCCAGCAACGAGTTGGTGCCGAGCCGGTTCGAGCCGTGCACGGACACGCACGCCACCTCACCCGCGGCGTACAGGCCGGGGATGACGTTTTCGTTGTCCCGCAACGCTTCGCCGTGGATGTTCGTCGGGATGCCGCCCATCACGTAGTGACAGGTCGGGAACACCGGCACCGGCTCGGTGACCGGGTCGACGCCCAGGTACGTCCGCGAGAATTCCATGATGTCCGGGAGTTTCGCGTTCAGCGTCTCTTCCGGGATGTGCGTGACGTCGAGGACGACGTAGTCCTTGTTCGGCCCGCAACCGCGGCCCTGCAGCACTTCCTGCACCATCGACCGGGCGACGATGTCGCGCGGCGCGAGGTCCTTGATGGTGGGGGCGTAGCGCTCCATGAACCGCTCGCCGTCGGCGTTGCGGAGGATGCCGCCTTCACCGCGAACGGCCTCGGAGATGAGGATGCCGAGCCCGGCGAGACCTGTCGGGTGGAACTGGAAGAACTCCATGTCCTCCAGCGGCAGGCCCTTGCGGAAGATGATGCCGAGGCCGTCACCGGTGAGGGTGTGCGCGTTCGACGTGGTCTTGAAGATCTTGCCCGCGCCGCCGGTGGCGAACACGATCGACTTCGCCTGGAAAACGTGCAGCTCGCCGGTGGCCAGCTCGTAGGCGACGACGCCGGAGGCGACCGGGTTGCCGTTCTCGTCCGGGGTGAGCACCAGGTCGAGCACGTAGAACTCGTTGTAGAACTCGGTGCCGTGCTTGACGCAGTTTTGGTACAGCGTCTGCAGGATCATGTGCCCGGTGCGGTCCGCGGCGTAGCAGGCGCGGCGCACCGCGGCCTTGCCGTGGTCACGGGTGTGCCCGCCGAAGCGGCGCTGGTCGATCTTGCCTTCGGGCGTCCGGTTGAACGGCAGGCCCATCTTCTCGAGGTCGAGGACCGCGTCGATGGCTTCCTTCGCCATGATCTCGGCGGCGTCCTGGTCGACCAGGTAGTCGCCGCCCTTGATCGTGTCGAAGGTGTGCCACTCCCAGTTGTCCTCTTCGACGTTCGCCAGCGCGGCGCACATACCGCCCTGGGCGGCGCCGGTGTGCGAACGCGTCGGGTAGAGCTTGGTGAGGACCGCGGTGCGCGTGCGCTGGCCGGATTCGATGGCCGCGCGCATGCCGGCGCCACCGGCGCCGACGATCACCACGTCGTACTTGTGGAACTGCATGGGGACTCCGCTTAACGTGTGGTGGGCGTCAGTTGGCCGAGATACCTGGGTCGAAGGTGAAGATCACCATCGTGCCGACGGCGAGGATGAGCACCATCGAGACGTAGAGCACGATCTTCAGCCAGAACCGGGTGCTGTCCTTGCGGGCGTAGTCGTCGATGATCGTGCGCAGCCCGTTGCCGCCGTGGATCTCGGCGAGCCACAGCATCGACAGGTCCCAGAACTGCCAGAACGGCGAAGCCCAGCGGCCGGCGACGAAGCCCCAGTTGATGCGGTGCACGCCGCCGTCGAGGATGTTCATGATGAACAGGTGGCCCAGCACCAGCACGATCAGGGCGAGGCCCGAGATGCGCATGAAGAGCCAGCTGTAGAGCTCGAAGTTGCTGCGACGGGCGGCGGCGCGCTTCGGGGCGCGCGGGCGCTCGAGAGCGAGTTCAGCCATGGTCAGTTACCCCCGAACAGCGTCTCGACGGTGCGCTTCATCATGAAGAAGGCGCCCGGAATCATCACCACGACCCAGATGGCCAGGATCGTCCAGAGCATCGGCTTCTGGAACTTGGGACCCTTCTCCCAGAAGTCGACCAGCATGACCCGGATGCCGTTGAGCGCGTGGAACAGCACCGCGCCGACGAGGCCGACCTCGAGGAGGTTGACCAGCGGGGTCTTGTAGGTCTCGATGACCTCGTTGTACGTGTCGGGCGACACGCGCACGAGCGCGGTGTCGAGCACGTGCACGAAAAGGAAGAAGAATGTCAGCACGCCGGTGATGCGGTGCAGCACCCAGGACCACATACCGGGGTCTCCCCGGTAGAAAGTCCCTTGCCGGCGTGAGGCACCCGCCCGATCGCTCGCGGCCGCCTCAGAGGCGGTGCTAGCCGTGGTGGACATCGGTGAACGGCCTCCAACGTCATGGCTTGGGCCCGCTGACCGCTGGTTTCCGCGCCTGCCGCCGGGACGTCCGCCTGGGGACGGCTCCGGCGACGGTGCCGAGATCATGGTCATCGAGCGTGGATGAAAAGGATGCTAGACCCGCTCCTCACGGTGGGCTCACTTCCGGGTTCGTCTGTGTGATGGACCAGACATCACGCCCTGTCGCGGGTGATACCGGCGAATCCGCCCCAGTCCCTCGTAGTCGCCCTGGTCGCAGGTGCTCCGGACGCCGAACATCTGATCTCTCTCAGTGGTACATCCGGAAAGGTTCGGCCGAAGGAGTTGTCAATCCAGTGACTTGTTGACGAGTTATATGTCATATCTTACGTTCACTCGGTCAGACATCCGATGAATCGGCCGAGTTCACGATGGGGTGATCATGGGCCAGTCTGCTGGGTTCCCACGACGCGACCTGCTGGGCGGCACCGCCGCCGGGCTCCTCCTCGGGGCACTCCCCATGGAGACCGCAGCGACCGCGGAGGCCGCGGAGACCTCTGTGGACACCGGCGATACGACGTCCGGATGCCACGGGATGAGCACGGACGCGGACTGGTCGCGGTTCCTCGCCGGGCAGGATCCACGCTGGGAACGGTTGCCGCGCACCTGGTACGAGGGCCCGTTCCTGGGCAACGGTTTCGTCGGCGCGCAGGTCTACCGGGACCGGAACGCGCTCAAATTCACCGTCGACCACAGCGAATCCCAGGACCACCGGCCCGCTTTCGGTAACGAATGGGGGGTCGCGCGGCTCCCGATCGGGAAGGTGCTGCTCACACCAGTGGGTGAACTCACCGGCGCCCGGCTGCGGCTCGACCTCTGGAACGCCGAGCTCACCGGGACCGTGACCACCGACAAGGGCACCCTCGAGATCCGCGCGTTCGTGCACGCTTCGCGCGATCTGCTGGTGGTGGACGTCGCACCGAGCGCGGGGGAGCGAGGGTTCGGTCTCACTTTCGCGCCGGTGCCCGCGGTGAGCCCGCGGATCGTCCGCGAGCAGCCGCCGAAGGGTTTCGAGCCCAACCCGCCGCCGGTGACCCGGACCGAGGGCGACACCACCGTGGTCGTCCAGCCGCTCGTGGCGGGCGGGCAGAACGCGACGGCGTACCGGACGCGCCGGGCGGGGCACGGCGGCAAGACGCTTTTCCTGTCGACGGCACACAGTCATCCGGGCACGGAGGCGGAGGGGCGGGTGCGCTCCGTCGTCGCCGGAGTGTCCACGGTGGACGCGCTGGCCATGCTCCACCGGCGCTGGTGGCACGCGTTCCACCGCCGGAGCTTCCTGTCCATTCCGGACGCGAGGCTGCAGAGCTTCTACTGGATCCAGCTGTACAAACTGGCGTCCGCCGCCCGCGCCGAAGCGCCGATCATGGCGACCACCGGGCCCTGGCTGGAGCCGACGCCGTGGCCGTCGGTCTGGTACAACCTCAACGCCCAGCTCGAATACTGGCCGGTGCACGGGTCCAACCACCTCGAACTGGACCCGATCCCGCGGACGATCGCCGAGAACGGCCGGACGCTGATCGACGGCCTGCGGCCCGAGTACCGCGCGGATTCGATGGGGCTGCGGCGCAGCGCCGACGCGCGGTTCGCGGACGCCGGGTTCGTCGGTGTGCCGGGGCCGGACGCGGACGCCGAGATCGGCGATCTGCCGTGGCTGCTGCACAACGTCTGGCTGAGCTACCGCCACACCATGGACACCGGGATTCTGCGCGACGTCCTGTTCCCGGTGCTGCGCAAGGCGATGAACTACTACCTGCACTTCTTGAAGCCCGGCGCCGACGGTCGGCTGCACCTGCCGCCGACCTTCTCGCCGGAGTA
This window encodes:
- a CDS encoding glycosyl hydrolase family 95 catalytic domain-containing protein codes for the protein MGQSAGFPRRDLLGGTAAGLLLGALPMETAATAEAAETSVDTGDTTSGCHGMSTDADWSRFLAGQDPRWERLPRTWYEGPFLGNGFVGAQVYRDRNALKFTVDHSESQDHRPAFGNEWGVARLPIGKVLLTPVGELTGARLRLDLWNAELTGTVTTDKGTLEIRAFVHASRDLLVVDVAPSAGERGFGLTFAPVPAVSPRIVREQPPKGFEPNPPPVTRTEGDTTVVVQPLVAGGQNATAYRTRRAGHGGKTLFLSTAHSHPGTEAEGRVRSVVAGVSTVDALAMLHRRWWHAFHRRSFLSIPDARLQSFYWIQLYKLASAARAEAPIMATTGPWLEPTPWPSVWYNLNAQLEYWPVHGSNHLELDPIPRTIAENGRTLIDGLRPEYRADSMGLRRSADARFADAGFVGVPGPDADAEIGDLPWLLHNVWLSYRHTMDTGILRDVLFPVLRKAMNYYLHFLKPGADGRLHLPPTFSPEYGRAPDCNYDLALIRWSCQTLLDAAKTLRVDDPQALRWREVLDKLVAFPVDENGLMVGTGVPFAKSHRHYSHILAAYPLYLLNVDDPAQTELISKSLAHWISFEGALRGFSFTGAASLSAALERGDDALKHLRAFVTRFAQPNTMYYEAGPVIETPLSAAQSIHDMLCQSWGDTIRIFPAVPDGWRDVTLHDFRTQGAFLVSAVRRAGVTKFVRVLSLAGEPLKLRPSIPGRLEVEGARSWRQRPDGTVTIDLVRGREVLIHARGRRPDTTIAPVPVGEPAAAWGLPALPPAGDLVPVDLAAVLNSDGVTSEFYLGDGDFDGSGNTYPAAQLPQTGQVADDGVPFLFVNGSEGTPNNVVGATIPLPAGKYATLHLLGAADTGNVVTTLKVSYVDGSADVPLRLTGWRAAAAFGESEAVTTNQLHSRSGIQPVKLAIFHQRIPLDPAREVVSVTLPAATPRPHVFAVTLEKGK
- the sdhC gene encoding succinate dehydrogenase, cytochrome b556 subunit, whose protein sequence is MSTTASTASEAAASDRAGASRRQGTFYRGDPGMWSWVLHRITGVLTFFFLFVHVLDTALVRVSPDTYNEVIETYKTPLVNLLEVGLVGAVLFHALNGIRVMLVDFWEKGPKFQKPMLWTILAIWVVVMIPGAFFMMKRTVETLFGGN